One window of Tenacibaculum maritimum NCIMB 2154 genomic DNA carries:
- a CDS encoding ion channel: MVKKIKDPGLGYNSRSDAQSIIRKNGASNIKHINKKFNVNDVYTYFVELSWGTFFLIVFLSYIIMNVLFGYLYTVIGISQITPSKGNFYDDFLSGFFFSAQTLTTVGYGGISPKGVAANFIAAFEAMLGLLSFSFITGLLYGRFSKPKAAIHFSENIILRNLNNKRTLMFRIMNSRKTVMIEPEVTVTLAITKEDEAHKFSRNYYRFSLEREKIMYLPTTWTIVHEINEASPLFEYTNEEIGALDAELYILVKYHEESFGQQVYQISSYDFSKLIIGKKYKPSFYYDDEGYTVLDHDRLNEMELM; this comes from the coding sequence ATGGTAAAAAAAATTAAAGATCCAGGCTTAGGTTATAATTCCAGGAGTGATGCACAAAGTATCATTCGTAAGAATGGGGCTTCAAACATTAAACATATTAATAAAAAATTTAATGTTAATGATGTTTACACTTATTTTGTGGAGTTGTCTTGGGGTACATTTTTCTTGATTGTATTTTTAAGTTATATAATCATGAATGTATTATTTGGATATTTATACACTGTAATAGGGATCTCGCAAATAACGCCTTCTAAAGGAAATTTTTATGACGATTTTTTAAGCGGATTCTTTTTTAGTGCTCAAACTTTGACAACGGTAGGATATGGAGGAATATCACCAAAAGGAGTGGCTGCTAATTTTATAGCAGCATTTGAAGCAATGCTAGGACTTTTAAGTTTTTCATTTATAACAGGATTATTGTATGGAAGATTTTCAAAACCCAAAGCAGCTATTCATTTTAGTGAAAACATCATTTTAAGAAATTTAAATAATAAAAGAACGTTGATGTTTCGTATTATGAATAGTAGAAAAACAGTAATGATAGAGCCAGAGGTAACAGTTACATTGGCCATTACTAAAGAAGACGAGGCACATAAGTTTAGTAGGAATTATTACCGTTTTTCTTTAGAAAGAGAAAAAATAATGTATTTACCAACTACTTGGACAATTGTACATGAAATCAATGAAGCAAGTCCATTATTTGAATATACCAATGAAGAAATAGGAGCCTTAGATGCGGAACTGTATATTTTAGTGAAATACCATGAAGAATCTTTTGGGCAGCAAGTATATCAAATTTCTTCCTATGATTTTTCTAAATTAATAATAGGAAAAAAATACAAACCTTCTTTTTATTATGACGATGAAGGCTATACAGTATTGGATCATGATAGACTTAATGAAATGGAGTTAATGTAG